The Helicobacter sp. 11S03491-1 sequence CCATTATCTCCTTTATTGTACAACAAGGCTGTGTAGGATTCTTCCGGAGGTTGGTTTTTGCGTTCTTGAAGTGTATGGTAGAGAATATCAATGATGCTATATTTTTCATTGATATTTTGTATTTCACCTATATTGTCAAATTTTGCATTCTCTAAATCTATTTTTTGAAAAAAACAACTATCTCTGCCTGTATGGCAAACAACCCCACTCTGTATGACTTTTAACAATAATGTATCATTATCACAATCTAAAAACATCTCCATTATTTTTTGTGTATGCCCACTTTCTTCACCCTTTTTCCAAATGCGTTCTTTTGTCCGTGAGAAATAATGCGCAAAGCCTGTTTGTAAAGTAAGCCGGAGCGCTGTTTGGTTCATGAAACCCAGCATTAACAGGGCATTGGTTTGAAAGCATTGCACTATTACGGGGATTAAAGGAGATTTTTCCCAATCTAATCTTTCAATAATCCCTTGTATTTGTTCTTGTGTCATTATTTTCCGGTAGTGGCTGTATTTTTTTGCTTACTTTTGGAATCTACCCAGATATTTGGCACAGCTCCTCCCGGTGTGAGAAAAATTTGAGCATCTTTATTTTCTTTGAGTGCTTCATTGAATTTACCTTGTGTTTCTATCTGTTTTAATTGTAGCAATTTATCACTTAAACTTTGAGCGATGCTTTTATTGGCTTGGGATTTTGCTTTTGCTTCAATGATAATTGCATCAGCGACCCCTTGAGCACGGATACGATTGGCATCTGCTTCGCCTTTGGCTAGAGCTGCTGCTTTTTGAGCTTCTTGCTTGGATCTATCTACTTCATATCTGACGCGCTCAGATTCTTGTCTGGCAATTTGGACTTTTTCGATTTGTTCTTTGATGTTTTGAGGCAATACGATTTCTCTAAGTTGCACAGAGCTTAGCTCTACAGGAGAATTTGGAAATTTTGTTATTTCTTTGCTAATATCAGAGCTAATAAGTGAGGCAATTTCATTCCGTTTTGTTGGCAATTCTTCTGCAGGATAACGACCTACAACACTTCGCACCACATCACGTACCACAGGGTTGATAATTTTTTGTTCCCAACTTAATCCGTAAGTGGCAATGGTTTGAGGGGCAGTTTGTGGGTTGAGGCGGTATTGGACGGTAAGCTCAATAGATACAGTTAAACCTCTGGAATCCATCACATTAATGGCATCGTTTCTAAAAATTCCTTGATTTTTCCCTACCACACCCATGTCTTCAGTTCTAGAAAAATTAATGGTTCTTACGCGTGTATCTACGATGATAATATCTTGGATAATAGGTACAAAAAAGTGAATACCCGGTTGGAGTGGTGTGGTATCATATTTACCTGCAGTTACTTTAATCCCTACTTCTCCGGAATTGATAACTACAAATGGTTTTGCAAGCAAGATAATCAATACAATGATAATAATAGCAATTAAACCGGTAATTTTTTTGTTTGTTAAAAGATTTTGAGGAATATTTGGAGGTCTAAAACCTCCATTTTTACTCGGGTTAGGTTTATCATTTTTGTCATTTTTTTTGGGACTTTCATCATTATTTCTTTGCTCATTTTTTCTTTTTAAATGTTCGTTTAAATCAATAGGCATAATTCTCCTTTTATTTAGTGAATATAAGTTAGATAATGGCTATATTTAGGATTTTTCCCCATTACAATATCAAAAAATTCCTTCTGAAGTTTTTGTGTGATAGGTCCT is a genomic window containing:
- a CDS encoding prohibitin family protein, translated to MPIDLNEHLKRKNEQRNNDESPKKNDKNDKPNPSKNGGFRPPNIPQNLLTNKKITGLIAIIIIVLIILLAKPFVVINSGEVGIKVTAGKYDTTPLQPGIHFFVPIIQDIIIVDTRVRTINFSRTEDMGVVGKNQGIFRNDAINVMDSRGLTVSIELTVQYRLNPQTAPQTIATYGLSWEQKIINPVVRDVVRSVVGRYPAEELPTKRNEIASLISSDISKEITKFPNSPVELSSVQLREIVLPQNIKEQIEKVQIARQESERVRYEVDRSKQEAQKAAALAKGEADANRIRAQGVADAIIIEAKAKSQANKSIAQSLSDKLLQLKQIETQGKFNEALKENKDAQIFLTPGGAVPNIWVDSKSKQKNTATTGK
- the hisIE gene encoding bifunctional phosphoribosyl-AMP cyclohydrolase/phosphoribosyl-ATP diphosphatase HisIE, with product MTQEQIQGIIERLDWEKSPLIPVIVQCFQTNALLMLGFMNQTALRLTLQTGFAHYFSRTKERIWKKGEESGHTQKIMEMFLDCDNDTLLLKVIQSGVVCHTGRDSCFFQKIDLENAKFDNIGEIQNINEKYSIIDILYHTLQERKNQPPEESYTALLYNKGDNGICKKIIEEAGELTFELKDNNKEQIIYECADLIYHVLVGLSYKNIHPDLIKTELKRRLGLSGIVEKNNRDPSCKK